A window of Drosophila subobscura isolate 14011-0131.10 chromosome E, UCBerk_Dsub_1.0, whole genome shotgun sequence contains these coding sequences:
- the LOC117891155 gene encoding helicase ARIP4 has translation MDTSSSQINMEDLNPNYSGAQRLQNPDAWPNMHEFHPSLMFPDDPRRYFHNPPPVDAIDGSLMPAKMPEMHPDININIPHPHMNLNPNPNPNTHPHSHLHPIVENLSADKSKIPHPPGIAIPQEVGKNTTAVPHGHKRKNSVQDTEQSTNKKMGLNLTAAEEKKNNLLHLRKNIRDVMNENNLDTTTLAAQKEEAERLARVAGQQKSMREIQKQVVHKQFFRILQLDESEGIESCSVANHVPVNMNVNANDTPVEFPEEEIVSDTFDETNSSLSCSIEDVLNKEASSVEPSGEVVTIDDSSDDDCILLSEEEEEEEEEEDLNESDDAHNSGMHVKDLYNVPDENGQVVVNIAHPEGEETLYLAPQIARVIKPHQIGGVRFLYDNIIESTRRFNKSSGFGCILAHSMGLGKTLQVVSFCDIFLRHTSAKTVLCVMPINTLQNWLSEFNMWVPRYTADPNVRPRKFDIYVLNDQQKTLTARAKVILNWVQEGGVLLIGYELFRLLALKLVRTRKRKGANAFRADGHDASSDLMNRVFEALVKPGPDLVICDEGHRIKNSHAGISLALKQIRTRRRIVLTGYPLQNNLLEYWCMVDFVRPNYLGTRTEFCNMFERPIQNGQCVDSTPDDIKLMRFRAHVLHSLLLGFVQRRSHKVLQITLPQKHEYVILVKMTTFQRKLYDTFMTDVVRKKAFPNPLKAFAVCCKIWNHPDVLYNFLKKCETDLDLEIDEELAKSAPTPTITESSLESNPSSNMAASPSPLCEKKSNESTEPTASSNETEGLFNMPPVAPELNAKYLDKSCSSPNLAYGEPQLGLNYGSFGAETIGKNNYWMESSCPILSKPGCVEVIKQTDTHMAKDFESITGSSEIVDLDTNEIKTVETNIQAACTNNQLDNEANALKPIGGCGVVPGLKNVTGGVGIGFEANKKLLKTKRNDEFSCSWAVDLMRNYVAGQIENSPKMEIFFCILKESMQFGDRILLFSQSLLTLNILEGYLKTSYVPGTNQLWAKHFSYFRLDGSTSSQERERLVNEFNANSQVKLFLISTRAGSLGINLTGANRVIIFDASWNPCHDTQAVYRIYRYGQTKPCYVYRIVMDKCLEKKIYDRQIKKQGMSDRIVDECNPEAHLSMKEITNLCHDYDSDEEATEVPKNPTPTEEPSKELLKPKDEPEEVPEEKEEEKAEDEKTLPAAEEQIKPKEEKVEPADAETDGVAKVEPEAQNGNCEDSPAKKEKAETPIPHVHVDPIINTLLELHRHCVTKEPFLHDSLLVDQKDRKLSQAEKRQAHRSYELEKKAAVNQKFAYTPVKTHYKIVNNDGTIVSRPIAPVKSTTSVSAGGRTTRWIPADVWQRQGMTAQEMTLPLDVVIPTNSSDKANIILKAGQRVMVLKSTKGIYMQLDSGKIIAIRTTAKNETEKTNKDDVIDITSDCDTDIAKPQTPEQETVKDLTTDDEPHIVKNKECTQTTTSRLEMSSKERKQPTENIQQFKPQTQPNNTLAATTQVGPNPHQMPCDLNFPPQPQGQPQAQTQQQQQQQPYKHQNHLPAGSEGYNSANPVQPNVPLPPHAHAPAPNGTETAESSYFQAKHFQHSYPPQYYDYYDNKHKATPPASGGYHINNYTSYGNLNFSPYHSNLHPSAASYIGGPSSYVNSNVFPRPHWSSVVNTPASNESIRQPSYIGSTTYPINEWSSQ, from the exons at GGATACATCATCATCGCAAATAAACATGGAGGACCTAAATCCCAATTATTCGGGCGCTCAACGATTGCAAAATCCCGATGCATGGCCCAATATGCACGAGTTTCATCCATCGCTTATGTTTCCGGACGATCCGAGGCGGTATTTCCACAATCCGCCACCAGTCGATGCCATCGATGGATCGCTCATGCCTGCCAAGATGCCGGAGATGCACCCAGACATCAATATTAATATCCCTCATCCGCACATGAACctgaacccgaacccgaacccgaatacccatccacattcacatctGCATCCAATTGTGGAGAATCTATCCGCCGATAAATCAAAAATACCCCATCCGCCGGGTATCGCCATCCCACAGGAAGTGGGGAAGAATACTACAGCAGTACCTCACGGCCACAAGCGAAAGAACTCTGTGCAagacacagagcagagcacgaATAAGAAAATGGGCCTGAATCTGACGGCTGCCgaggagaagaagaacaaCCTGCTCCATCTCAGGAAGAACATTAGGGATGTGATGAACGAGAATAATCTGGACACAACCACGCTGGCGGcccagaaggaggaggccgaACGCTTGGCTCGCGTTGCTGGTCAACAGAAGTCAATGCGCGAAATCCAGAAGCAAGTGGTCCACAAGCAATTCTTTCGCATACTGCAGCTGGACGAGAGCGAGGGCATTGAGAGCTGTTCCGTGGCCAACCATGTGCCCGTCAACATGAACGTCAACGCGAACGACACACCCGTAGAGTTTCCCGAGGAGGAAATCGTCTCGGACACATTCGATGAGACAAACAGCAGCTTGAGCTGCAGCATCGAGGATGTGCTGAATAAGGAGGCCAGCAGCGTGGAGCCATCCGGGGAGGTGGTGACCATTGATGACAGTTCGGATGACGACTGCATACTCCTGTccgaggaagaggaggaggaggaggaagaggaggaccTGAATGAGTCGGACGATGCCCACAACAGTGGCATGCATGTCAAGGATTTGTACAATGTTCCTGATGAAAACGGACAGGTGGTGGTCAACATTGCGCACCCCGAGGGCGAGGAGACCTTGTACTTGGCCCCACAAATCGCCAGGGTGATCAAGCCGCATCAGATCGGAGGCGTTCGCTTCTTGTACGACAACATCATCGAGTCGACACGCAGGTTCAACAAATCAAGCGGCTTCGGCTGCATTCTCGCCCACTCCATGGGCCTCGGCAAGACGCTGCAAGTTGTCTCCTTCTGTGATATTTTCCTAAGACACACCTCCGCCAAGACGGTGCTCTGTGTGATGCCCATCAACACGCTCCAGAATTGGCTGTCCGAGTTCAATATGTGGGTGCCGCGCTACACCGCCGACCCGAATGTTCGTCCGCGCAAATTCGACATTTATGTGCTGAACGATCAGCAGAAGACACTCACGGCGCGCGCGAAAGTCATCTTGAATTGGGTGCAGGAGGGTGGCGTGCTGCTGATTGGATACGAGCTGTTCCGGCTGCTCGCCCTGAAGCTGGTGAGAACTCGCAAGCGGAAGGGCGCCAATGCGTTCAGGGCCGATGGCCACGATGCCAGCAGTGATCTGATGAACCGCGTGTTCGAGGCACTCGTCAAGCCCGGCCCAGATCTGGTGATATGTGACGAGGGGCACAGGATCAAGAACTCCCATGCCGGCATATCGCTGGCCCTCAAGCAAATCAGGACACGTCGCCGCATCGTACTCACCGGCTATCCCCTGCAGAACAATCTCCTGGAGTACTGGTGCATGGTGGATTTCGTGCGGCCAAATTACTTGGGCACGCGCACAGAGTTCTGCAACATGTTCGAGCGACCCATCCAGAACGGACAGTGCGTGGACTCCACGCCGGATGACATAAAACTGATGAGATTCAGGGCGCACGTGctgcactcgctgctgctgggcttcgTGCAGCGGCGCTCGCACAAGGTGCTGCAGATCACGCTGCCACAGAAGCACGAGTATGTTATCCTGGTGAAGATGACGACGTTCCAGCGGAAGCTCTACGACACCTTCATGACTGATGTGGTGCGAAAGAAGGCGTTTCCCAATCCCCTGAAGGCctttgctgtctgctgtaAGATCTGGAATCATCCGGATGTGCTGTACAACTTTCTGAAGAAATGTGAGACTGACTTAGACTTAGAAATCGACGAAGAGCTTGCGAAGAGcgctcccacacccacaatcaCAGAATCCAGTCTGGAATCCAATCCTTCCTCGAACATGGCCGCATCGCCGTCTCCGCTCTGCGAGAAGAAGAGCAACGAGTCCACAGAGCCCACTGCCAGTTCCAATGAAACTGAAGGCCTGTTCAATATGCCGCCGGTAGCTCCCGAGCTGAATGCCAAATACTTAGacaagagctgcagcagccccaaTCTGGCCTACGGGGAGCCCCAGCTTGGCCTTAATTATGGATCGTTTGGTGCGGAAACCATCGGCAAGAACAACTATTGGATGGAATCGAGCTGCCCCATTCTGTCCAAGCCGGGCTGCGTTGAGGTGATTAAGCAGACGGATACGCACATGGCAAAGGACTTTGAAAGTATTACGGGATCCTCGGAAATTGTGGATCTCGACACGAATGAGATCAAAACAGTCGAAACGAATATCCAAGCGGCGTGCACCAACAACCAGTTggacaacgaagccaacgccCTCAAGCCAATTGGTGGCTGTGGTGTCGTGCCGGGCCTAAAGAACGTGACCGGCGGCGTTGGCATTGGCTttgaggcaaacaaaaagctgcTAAAGACCAAACGCAACGACGAATTCTCGTGCTCGTGGGCGGTCGACCTCATGCGGAACTATGTGGCTGGCCAAATAGAGAATTCACCCAAAATGGAGATATTCTTTTGCATCCTAAAGGAGAGCATGCAGTTCGGTGATCGCATATTGCTGTTCAGCCAATCCCTGCTCACGTTGAACATACTCGAGGGATATCTGAAGACCAGCTACGTGCCCGGCACCAATCAACTTTGGGCCAAGCATTTCTCATACTTTC GTCTGGATGGGTCCACTTCCTCGCAGGAAAGGGAGCGGCTAGTCAATGAATTCAATGCAAATAGTCAGGTGAAACTGTTTCTAATCTCGACGCGCGCTGGCTCATTGGGCATCAATCTGACTGGCGCGAATCGTGTCATCATATTTGATGCCAGTTGGAATCCCTGCCACGACACGCAAGCTGTATATAGGATTTATAG ATATGGACAGACAAAGCCTTGCTATGTGTATAGAATTGTAATGGACAAATGCCTGGAGAAGAAGATCTACGACAGGCAAATCAAGAAGCAGGGCATGTCCGATCGCATTGTCGACGAATGCAATCCCGAGGCACATCTCTCCATGAAGGAGATTACGAACTTGTGCCACGATTACGACTCTGATGAGGAGGCCACGGAAGTGCCGAAGAATCCAACGCCTACGGAGGAGCCATCAAAGGAGCTACTCAAGCCAAAAGATGAGCCAGAAGAGGTGccagaagaaaaagaagaggagAAGGCGGAAGATGAGAAaacactgccagcagcagaggagcaaaTAAAGCCCAAAGAGGAGAAAGTAGAGCCAGCAGATGCAGAGACAGATGGTGTAGCAAAAGTTGAGCCTGAAGCACAGAACGGCAACTGTGAGGATTCGCCGGctaaaaaggaaaaggcagagaCCCCGATACCCCATGTGCATGTGGATCCCATCATCAATACGCTGCTTGAGCTGCACAGGCATTGTGTGACGAAGGAACCCTTCCTGCACGACAGTCTGTTGGTGGATCAAAAGGATAGAAAGCTGTCGCAGGCCGAGAAGCGACAGGCACATCGCAGCTACGAGCTGGAAAAGAAGGCGGCCGTTAATCAAAAGTTTGCCTATACACCCGTGAAAACGCATTACAAGATTGTGAACAATGATGGAACGATTGTCTCACGACCCATTGCACCG GTCAAGTCAACCACTTCTGTCTCGGCTGGCGGGCGCACAACTCGTTGGATTCCCGCAGATGTGTGGCAAAGGCAGGGAATGACAGCACAGGAAATGACATTGCCATTGG ATGTTGTCATACCCACAAACTCGTCGGACAAGGCCAATATTATACTGAAGGCTGGCCAACGGGTGATGGTTTTGAAGTCCACCAAGGGCATTTATATGCAGCTGGACAGTGGCAAAATTATAGCCATAAGGACAACGGCTAAAAATGAAACGGAAAAGACGAACAAGGACGATGTAATCGACATAACATCCGATTGTGACACAGATATAGCAAAGCCACAAACGCCCGAGCAAG AAACTGTCAAAGATTTAACCACTGATGACGAGCCACATATCGTGAAGAACAAGGAATGCACGCAAACAACTACAAGCCGGCTGGAAATGTCCTCGAAGGAGCGAAAACAACCCACAGAGAACATACAGCAATTTAAGCCACAAACGCAACCAAATAATACTTTAGCCGCCACCACACAAGTGGGTCCGAATCCACATCAGATGCCTTGTGACTTGAACTttccgccacagccacaggggCAGCCACAAgcgcagacgcagcagcagcaacagcagcagccgtacAAACATCAGAATCATTTACCTGCAGGCAGCGAGGGCTATAATAGTGCCAATCCTGTACAGCCGAatgtgccactgccgccgcatGCTCATGCGCCTGCTCCCAACGGAACAGAGACGGCGGAAAGTTCATATTTCCAGGCCAAGCATTTTCAGCACTCATATCCACCCCAGTACTATGATTACTATGACAATAAGCACAAGGCCACACCGCCGGCAAGCGGCGGATATCACATTAACAACTACACCTCCTATGGCAACTTGAATTTCTCACCCTACCATTCCAATCTGCACCCATCGGCGGCCAGCTATATCGGTGGACCGTCGTCGTACGTCAACTCAAATGTATTTCCCAGGCCACACTGGAGTTCGGTTGTAAATACGCCAGCGTCAAATGAGTCTATTCGACAGCCCTCGTATATCGGGAGCACTACTTACCCAATCAACGAGTGGTCGTCGCAATAA
- the LOC117890530 gene encoding uncharacterized protein LOC117890530: MRFQLMICAVIGLFLGFTINVQDAVIFKFTNAVCESYNQSWYVFHTCRLKALSRSKVVLNIHGTVLHPAKDISLRTRVFKRASGYKPWLFNIYFDGCLYMRRRNVPFINIVNGLLKEFTNINHTCPYVGPQIVKDFYLKPELLLLPFPTGDYMFAIQWFFDKRLQFDTNVSFIFVEDLLNKN; encoded by the exons ATGCGGTTTCAGCTGATGATCTGTGCTGTCATCGGATTATTTCTAGGATTCACCATCAATGTTCaa GATGCCGTCATCTTCAAATTTACGAACGCCGTGTGTGAAAGTTACAACCAGTCCTGGTACGTGTTCCACACTTGTCGTCTGAAGGCCCTCAGTCGGAGCAAAGTGGTCTTGAATATACATGGAACGGTGCTACATCCGGCCAAGGATATATCCCTACGTACCAGAGTTTTCAAAAGGGCAAGTGGCTATAAGCCCTGGTTATTCAACATTTACTTCGATGGTTGTCTATATATGCGAAGGCGGAATGTGCCCTTTATTAATATTGTCAATGGGTTACTAAAAGAGTTTACCAACATAAACCACACATGTCCGTATGTG GGTCCACAAATCGTCAAGGATTTTTATCTAAAACCTGAACTGTTGCTTCTTCCCTTTCCAACGGGGGATTATATGTTTGCGATTCAATGGTTTTTCGATAAGAGGCTACAATTTGACACTAATGTCAGTTTTATATTCGTGGAGGATCTActgaataaaaattaa
- the LOC117890531 gene encoding uncharacterized protein LOC117890531 produces the protein MRCQLMICSVIGLFLAFTINVQDAVIFKLTNAVCESYNQSWFVFHTCRLKALSRSKVVFNMNGTVLHPAKDISIRTRLFKRANGYKPWLFDIYFDGCLFMRRRNVPFIKLVYGLFKEFTNINHTCPYVGPQIIKDFYLRPELLSLPFPTGDYMFAIQWFFDKRLQFDTNVSFIFVEDLLKKI, from the exons ATGCGGTGTCAGCTGATGATCTGTTCTGTCATCGGATTGTTTCTAGCATTCACCATCAATGTTCaa GATGCTGTCATCTTCAAACTTACGAACGCCGTGTGTGAAAGTTACAACCAGTCCTGGTTCGTGTTCCACACTTGCCGTCTGAAGGCCCTCAGTCGGAGCAAAGTGGTCTTCAATATGAATGGAACGGTGCTACATCCGGCCAAGGATATATCCATTCGTACCAGACTTTTCAAAAGGGCAAATGGCTATAAGCCCTGGTTATTCGACATTTACTTCGATGGTTGTCTATTTATGCGAAGGCGGAATGTACCCTTTATTAAGTTAGTCTATGGGTTATTTAAAGAGTTTACCAACATAAACCACACATGTCCGTATGTG GGTCCACAAATCATCAAGGATTTTTATCTGAGACCTGAACTGTTGTCTCTTCCCTTTCCAACGGGGGATTATATGTTTGCGATTCAATGGTTTTTCGATAAGAGACTACAATTCGACACTAATGTCAGTTTTATATTCGTGGAGGATCTACTGAAGAAAATTTAA
- the LOC117889734 gene encoding uncharacterized protein LOC117889734, which yields MQSKLIFGALFGIFLTSTFDHNSSHQDAIIFRMTNAVCESYNQSWFVFHTCRLKALSRSKVVFNMNGTILHPVNDITIRVRVFKRASGYKPWLFNIYFDACQYLRKPNVPFVKLVYGLFKEFSNINHSCPYVGLQIIKGFYPKTELFPLPFPSGDYMLTGQWYFDKKPQFDTNISFAFVEDLLKNN from the exons ATGCAGTCCAAGCTAATATTCGGTGCCCTCTTCGGAATATTCCTAACATCTACATTCGATCATAAC aGTTCGCATCAGGATGCCATCATCTTCAGAATGACGAACGCCGTGTGTGAAAGTTACAACCAGTCCTGGTTCGTGTTCCACACTTGTCGCCTGAAGGCCCTCAGTCGCAGCAAAGTGGTCTTCAATATGAATGGAACGATATTACATCCGGTCAACGATATAACAATTCGTGTCAGAGTTTTTAAAAGGGCAAGTGGCTACAAGCCCTGGCTcttcaacatttattttgatgcCTGTCAATATTTGCGAAAGCCTAATGTACCCTTTGTTAAATTAGTCTATGGGTTATTTAAAGAGTTTAGCAACATAAACCACTCATGTCCGTATGTG GGTCTACAAATCATCAAGGGTTTCTATCCGAAAACTGAACTTTTTCCCCTTCCCTTTCCATCCGGGGATTATATGCTCACGGGTCAGTGGTATTTCGATAAAAAGCCACAATTTGATACGAATAttagttttgcatttgttgagGATCTCCTaaagaataattaa
- the LOC117889737 gene encoding uncharacterized protein LOC117889737 produces MQSKLIFGSLFSSNQDAIIFRMTNAVCESYNQSWFVFHTCRLKALSRSKVVFNMYGVALHPANEISIHCRVFKKANGYKPWLLDVKFDGCQYMRKRNQPIFNVVYVLIKDFTNINHSCPFVGPQVLKDFYPKPELLRLPLPTGDYMLTLQWYFNKKLQFDTNVSFTFVEDLLKKN; encoded by the exons ATGCAGTCCAAGCTAATATTCGGTTCTCTCTTC AGTTCAAATCAGGATGCCATCATCTTTAGAATGACGAACGCCGTGTGTGAAAGTTACAACCAATCGTGGTTCGTGTTCCACACTTGTCGCCTGAAGGCCCTCAGTCGGAGCAAAGTAGTCTTCAATATGTATGGAGTGGCGCTACATCCGGCCAACGAAATATCCATTCACTGCAGAGTTTTCAAAAAGGCCAATGGCTACAAGCCCTGGCTCCTCGACGTTAAGTTTGATGGTTGTCAGTATATGCGAAAACGAAATCAACCTATTTTTAATGTAGTCTACGTGTTAATTAAAGATTTTACCAACATTAACCACTCCTGTCCGTTTGTG GGTCCACAAGTCCTCAAGGATTTCTATCCGAAACCTGAACTGTTGCGTCTACCGTTGCCGACGGGAGATTATATGCTGACGCTTCAGTGGTACTTCAACAAGAAGCTACAATTTGATACAAATGTCAGTTTTACATTCGTAGAGGATCTCCTGaagaaaaattaa
- the LOC117889738 gene encoding beta-1,4-glucuronyltransferase 1, translated as MISPSLDQQHPDIAFALIQPLAGLDNLLTPNNTAPLAFDNVDLSYGRWDGQHLYKIKDFALLGEQYRASSESSLVCLATQTSVERLNSLPQVSANWHGPMSVAVFAASHEEFVILQYFVTYMRLCFPNIRENATFHLLTPPDYEKLPRLVSIAFNMRGKFDCQYPDRTLKALLKLRSLKSLQWRQRNPYPQNHMRNLARKGCQTKYTFLTDIDIVPSTNSVPLLNQFLKTANCSKNCAYVIPTFEIDVRASFPRSKYGLQRLMKKGLARPFHEKVFIYNQYATNFSKWLSSNTNDTEVSISHIVTNFEFLYEPFYIAIDSAPAHDERFTGYGFTRNSQVYEMHIAGYKFYVLTPVFTGHWGLQRKQARPAWREQQNNVNRRKFDVFKSEIFLRYKNDPRLLLQSKKNQILIK; from the exons ATGATCTCGCCATCCCTGGACCAGCAA CATCCAGATATTGCCTTTGCGTTGATACAGCCGCTGGCAGGACTGGACAATTTGCTCACTCCGAACAATACGGCACCGCTGGCCTTTGATAATGTGGACCTGAGCTATGGCCGCTGGGATGGCCAGCATTTGTACAAGATCAAGGACTTTGCGCTGCTGGGCGAACAGTACAGGGCGTCCTCCGAGAGCAGTTTGGTCTGCCTCGCCACGCAGACCTCGGTGGAGCGCCTGAACTCGCTGCCTCAGGTCTCCGCCAACTGGCACGGACCGATGTCGGTGGCCGTGTTCGCTGCCAGCCACGAGGAATTCGTTATCCTGCAATACTTTGTGACCTATATGCGGCTATGTTTCCCCAACATCAGGGAGAACGCCACGTTCCACCTGCTGACTCCGCCCGACTACGAAAAGCTGCCCCGACTCGTATCCATTGCGTTCAACATGCGCGGCAAATTCGACTGCCAGTATCCCGACAGAACGTTGAAGGCACTGCTGAAACTGCGCAGCTTGAAGAGCCTGCAGTGGCGCCAAAGGAATCCCTATCCCCAGAATCACATGAGAAATCTGGCCCGCAAGGGCTGCCAGACAAAATACACTTTCCTCACCGACATCGACATTGTGCCCAGCACGAACAGTGTGCCGCTGCTCAACCAGTTCCTGAAAACCGCCAATTGCTCAAAGAACTGCGCCTACGTTATACCCACATTCGAGATAGACGTGCGAGCCTCATTTCCTCGCTCAAAGTATGGCCTGCAGAGGCTAATGAAGAAGGGCCTGGCGCGCCCATTTCACGAGAAAGTTTTCATCTACAATCAGTACGCGACAAATTTCAGCAA ATGGTTATCTTCGAACACAAACGACACGGAGGTCTCCATAAGTCACATTGTTACAAactttgaatttttatatGAACCATTTTACATAGCAATCGACAGTGCGCCGGCACATGACGAACGATTCACGGGCTATGGCTTCACCAGGAACTCCCAG GTGTATGAAATGCATATTGCTGGCTATAAGTTCTATGTGCTGACGCCTGTCTTCACTGGCCATTGGGGCTTGCAGCGGAAGCAGGCGAGACCCGCCTGGCGGGAGCAGCAGAACAATGTGAATCGCAGAAAGTTTGATGTTTTCAAGAGCGAAATATTCTTGCGCTACAAAAATGATCcacggctgctgttgcagtccaagaaaaatcaaattttaatcaaataa
- the LOC117889740 gene encoding uncharacterized protein LOC117889740: MLRQISRGMLPVLVALLAVSGTVRGWKQSYDVTNMAANNFPGRMVVTDFKIVGRDRRLNGTMTFLEDLFDHHKFTLELYSNSGIGGYKLMPMEVPSMSFCSAIRTYYPRFIKNSIRTGVHTNFDFKDGNVCPVPSGTYWIKDVLFETKDWAAILPRGLIKAKLTILDKGEKVGGVEIIVDIKDKTF, translated from the exons ATGTTGCGACAGATTTCAAGGGGAATGCTGCCCGTTTTGGTGGCTCTGCTGGCGGTTTCTGGCACAGTGAGA GGCTGGAAACAGTCGTACGACGTGACCAACATGGCGGCGAATAATTTCCCAGGCAGAATGGTCGTCACTGATTTCAAAATCGTTGGCCGCGATCGCCGCCTCAATGGGACTATGACGTTTCTCGAGGATCTGTTTGACCATCACAAGTTCACGCTGGAGCTGTACTCGAACTCGGGCATTGGGGGCTACAAGCTGATGCCCATGGAGGTGCCTTCCATGTCCTTCTGTTCGGCCATTCGCACCTACTATCCCCGCTTCATCAAGAACTCAATTCGCACGGGCGTCCACACGAACTTTGACTTCAAGGATGGCAATgtgtgcccagtgcccagcgGTACATATTGGATTAAGGATGTTCTATTTGAAACCAAAGATTGGGCAGCCATTCTGCCGCGGGGACTGATCAAGGCCAAGCTGACTATCTTGGATAAAGGCGAGAAGGTGGGCGGGGTGGAGATCATTgtggacattaaggataaaaCGTTTTAA